The Flavobacterium faecale genomic sequence CGTTCCTACCGACTACACCTTCGAAAGAAATAGCAGTACATCTGTAGATTTTTCAGGGCAGTCAAGTCGTTTGTTAATGTTGGGCGAAATGGGAACGTATATTAGTAATGCTGCAAAAAACAAAACATTAGCAAGCAATACGGTCTTGTCTAATATGTATTCAAATACTAATAATCAGTTTTCTACAACAGACCTTAATACCTCTGGAAAACAATTAAAAGATAAAACAGCGGCTTCAAAAGATTACTTTTCTACTTTTTTAGGTGGAGGAACTACTGCAGAAAAAATTGCTGTTCAAACCTTTTTCGAAAGTCAGTTGATAAATGCTTCATCTGCGAGTACATTAAAATCAGATAACACACAAGTACAAGCGTCTGCAGGAGTTGCAGGAGCCTACTTAGACGGTACATCTACACGATTGTTTGCTGCAAATGGTTTAGAGCCACAGCAAGTATTACTTAAAGGTATGATGGGTGCTAGCTTTATGGATCAAATAGTAAACAACTATTTGAGTACAGCAAAATTGGATGATGCCATGAACAGAGACAACAACACAAACAAAGTAGTTGAAACTGGAACAAACTATACTACTATGGAGCACAACTGGGATGAAGCTTATGGCTACATTTATGGTGCTGGTGGTGGAAAATATTGGGACAGCTACATCAATCAAGTTAACGCAGATGCAGATTTCAACACACTAACGGTTGATATAAAAAATGCCTTCATTAAAGGTAGAGCTGCAATTGTAGCTAATGATTACACTACAAGAAACGCACAAATTGACATTATCAAAGCTAAATTGGCAATAGTGCCTGCAGTACGTGCCGTATTTTATTTGCAAGAAGGTAAAGGAAAGTTGACTACCAACAAAGGAGCTGCTGCATTCCACGCACTTTCTGAAGCATATGGTTTCATCATGTGTTTACGTTACACAAACAAACCAGGAACAAATGCACCTTATTTTTCAAAAACAGAGGTTGACACCATATTAGCGACTTTAACAAAAGGAACTAACGGTTACTGGGATGTTGATTATTTGAATGCAAATTTAGATACGCTTTCTACTCAAATCGCAACTAGATTTGGTTTCACAGTGGCACAAGCTGTAACAGTAAACTAAAAAATAATTCAAAATCAAGAGTAGGCAACTACTCTTGATTTTAATGTACTTTTGCAAAAAAATTATAAACAGAAAATCAATTGTATTCTCTGTTTTGTTTTATTCGAAATAAAAATAGCAGATCATGAAAAAAATATTCTTTTTATTCAGCATTATAGCACTTGCAGCCGCATGTTCTTCTTCTGACGGAGAAACTTCTACCACTAACGATGGGTACGATAGAAAAGCATTGCTGACGCATTGGGCTAACAACATTATTATCCCTTCGTACACTAACTACCAAGTTAAATTGCAAACCCTTACAACAGATGTAAATAACTTCACTGCTACGCCTACTGTTGCAACTCTTGCTACAGCACGTGCTTCATGGGTAGAGGCATACAAAGCGTTTCAATATGTTGCTCCTTTCTCTTTTGGAAAAGCAGAGGATATTTATTTTAAAGAAAAATCAAATACGTATCCAACAGATGCTAGCGGAATCAATGCAAACATTACTGCAGGAACTTACGATTTTACTTTAATTTCGCAATTTAGCAAGCAAGGTTTGCCTGCTTTGGATTATGTGTTAAATGGATTAGGAACTACTGACGAAGCTATTGTAGCTTTTTATACTGGAGCATCTGCTGCAAATTATAAAAAATATGCGACCGACTTGGTAAGCAACTTAAAAACAAACAACGATACCGTACTTAACGACTGGACTGGAAGTTATAAAAACACCTACATTACAAACGATGGCAATACCATCACGAGTTCAGTAAGTATTACTGTAAATATGTTTATCAAAAACTTCGAGAAAAATGTTCGTGCTGGTAAAATAGGTATTCCTGCAGGAGTATTTTCTGGTGGAAAAACATTACCTGCAAGTGTTGAAGCATTTTATAAAAAAGACATTTCAAAAACGTTATACACTACTGCTATCCAAGCATCACAAGACTTTTATAACGGTAAAACTTTTGGAAGTACTGCTACAGGACCTGGATTAAAAGCGTATTTAGACTTTTTGAAAACGGTGCGTAGTGGTCAAAATTTGAGCGATGTCATCAATGATCAATTCACGACCATCTATGCAAAAGTAGATTTATTAAATGCTAATTTCAATACTCAAATCACTACTGATAATAGTAAAATGATTACTGCTTATGATGCTACACAACAAAATGTAGTGTACATGAAGTTGGATATGATGCAAGCCTTGAAAATTACTGTTGACTATGTTGATAGCGATGGTGACTAGAAAATCATATTAAAACTATTCTTCTTTAATTACAAATTTATGTTTCAAACGTATTTTAAACAATATACATCAGCCGCGACGCTAGCCTTTTTTAGGCTAGCGTTTGGTTTAATGATGCTTTTGAGTTTGATACGCTTTGCTAGTTACGGTTGGATCAAAAAGTTCTATATTGATCCTGCTTTCCACTTTACTTATTATGGTTTTGAATGGGTGAAACCAATCGGAATTTACACCTACCTCATCTTTATAATTTGCGCCGTTGCGGCCATTATGGTTGCTATAGGGTACCAATACAAATTGGCTATCGTTAGTTTTTTTCTGAGTTTTACCTACATCGAACTTATGGACAAAACTACCTACCTCAACCACTATTATTTCATAACGATTGTGAGTTTGGTTCTCTGTTTTTTACCCGCCAACTGCTATTTTTCAGTAGATGCTTATAAAAATGAGAAGCTCCGTTTTCAATCCATACCACGTTGGACTACTGACATTTTAAAAATACTACTCGCCATTGTGTACATCTACGCAGGACTGGCAAAATTAAACTCAGATTGGTTGTTGGAGGCTATGCCATTAAAAATATGGTTACCCGATAATACTAAGATTCCGGTTTTGAGTTATTTTATGAATCAAACTTGGGTACACTACGCCTTCAGTTGGGTGGGCATGATTTACGATCTTGGCATCGTATTTTTAATGCTAAATAAAAAAACCCGTAATTTTGGCTTTTTCTTGATTGTAGTATTCCATTTATTGACTCGAATATTGTTTCCTATCGGTGTGTTTCCATATGTGATGATTGTCAGTTCTTTGATTTTTTTCGAACCTTCGTTACATAAAAAAATACTCGGCCTAGCTGCCAAATTATTTTCATCTAGCCTTATATTATTCGAAAATGGAAAAGATAAAGTACAAAGCTTCTCTCCTATTAATCGATTGAAATTGGGATTTTTAGGTTTGTTTTTAGCTTTTCAGTTGTTGTTTCCTTTTCGTTACCTCTGTTATCCGGATGAATTATTCTGGACCGAAGAAGGCTTTCGT encodes the following:
- a CDS encoding DUF4856 domain-containing protein, with product MTRSNLLLSAIAIASLTFTSCSKDNDDTLTSYTVPTDYTFERNSSTSVDFSGQSSRLLMLGEMGTYISNAAKNKTLASNTVLSNMYSNTNNQFSTTDLNTSGKQLKDKTAASKDYFSTFLGGGTTAEKIAVQTFFESQLINASSASTLKSDNTQVQASAGVAGAYLDGTSTRLFAANGLEPQQVLLKGMMGASFMDQIVNNYLSTAKLDDAMNRDNNTNKVVETGTNYTTMEHNWDEAYGYIYGAGGGKYWDSYINQVNADADFNTLTVDIKNAFIKGRAAIVANDYTTRNAQIDIIKAKLAIVPAVRAVFYLQEGKGKLTTNKGAAAFHALSEAYGFIMCLRYTNKPGTNAPYFSKTEVDTILATLTKGTNGYWDVDYLNANLDTLSTQIATRFGFTVAQAVTVN
- a CDS encoding imelysin family protein, producing the protein MKKIFFLFSIIALAAACSSSDGETSTTNDGYDRKALLTHWANNIIIPSYTNYQVKLQTLTTDVNNFTATPTVATLATARASWVEAYKAFQYVAPFSFGKAEDIYFKEKSNTYPTDASGINANITAGTYDFTLISQFSKQGLPALDYVLNGLGTTDEAIVAFYTGASAANYKKYATDLVSNLKTNNDTVLNDWTGSYKNTYITNDGNTITSSVSITVNMFIKNFEKNVRAGKIGIPAGVFSGGKTLPASVEAFYKKDISKTLYTTAIQASQDFYNGKTFGSTATGPGLKAYLDFLKTVRSGQNLSDVINDQFTTIYAKVDLLNANFNTQITTDNSKMITAYDATQQNVVYMKLDMMQALKITVDYVDSDGD
- a CDS encoding HTTM domain-containing protein: MFQTYFKQYTSAATLAFFRLAFGLMMLLSLIRFASYGWIKKFYIDPAFHFTYYGFEWVKPIGIYTYLIFIICAVAAIMVAIGYQYKLAIVSFFLSFTYIELMDKTTYLNHYYFITIVSLVLCFLPANCYFSVDAYKNEKLRFQSIPRWTTDILKILLAIVYIYAGLAKLNSDWLLEAMPLKIWLPDNTKIPVLSYFMNQTWVHYAFSWVGMIYDLGIVFLMLNKKTRNFGFFLIVVFHLLTRILFPIGVFPYVMIVSSLIFFEPSLHKKILGLAAKLFSSSLILFENGKDKVQSFSPINRLKLGFLGLFLAFQLLFPFRYLCYPDELFWTEEGFRFSWRVMLMEKAGYTEFIVSDKLNNKSIRVNNTQFLTPFQEKQMSFQPDFILEYAHYLKEYYQQQGFINPEVHVSSYVALNGRLSKQYINPNINLAKENESFTHKTWILPFNDAIKGL